A stretch of Helicobacter pylori oki112 DNA encodes these proteins:
- the ychF gene encoding redox-regulated ATPase YchF yields MGLSVGIVGLPNVGKSSTFNALTKTQNAESANYPFCTIEPNKAIVNVPDRRLDALAQIVKPERILHSVVEFVDIAGLIKGASKGEGLGNQFLANIKECEVILQVVRCFEDDNITHVNDKIDPLNDIETIELELILADIATLDKRIDRLQKALKSSKDAKNLLECALSLKTHLEELKPAKTFPLNTSEAFLELDKELRFLSHKKMIYVANVGEEDLNVLNEHAKKVKNHAKAQNSEFVALCAKLEEEMVSMSGDEVKEFLQSLGVEESGLEKTIRLSFKELGLINYFTAGVKEVRSWTIKKGSSTPVAAGVIHKDFEKGFIRAETISYDDFIAYKGEAGAKEKGALRIEGKDYIVQDGDVLHFRFNV; encoded by the coding sequence ATGGGCTTGTCTGTAGGCATTGTGGGTTTGCCTAATGTGGGCAAATCCAGCACCTTTAACGCACTCACTAAAACCCAAAACGCAGAGAGTGCGAATTACCCTTTTTGCACCATTGAACCCAATAAAGCCATCGTGAATGTGCCTGATAGACGGCTTGATGCGTTGGCTCAAATCGTAAAGCCTGAACGCATTTTGCATTCTGTGGTGGAATTTGTGGATATTGCTGGGTTGATTAAGGGAGCGAGCAAAGGGGAGGGTTTAGGCAATCAGTTTTTAGCCAATATCAAGGAATGCGAAGTGATCTTGCAAGTGGTGCGCTGTTTTGAAGATGACAATATCACGCATGTGAACGACAAGATTGATCCTTTGAATGATATAGAGACCATTGAATTGGAGTTGATTTTAGCGGATATTGCCACTTTAGACAAAAGGATCGATCGCTTGCAAAAAGCCTTAAAAAGCTCAAAAGACGCTAAAAATCTTTTAGAATGCGCTTTGAGTTTAAAAACGCATTTAGAAGAATTAAAGCCGGCGAAAACTTTCCCCTTGAATACAAGCGAGGCTTTTTTGGAGTTGGACAAGGAATTGCGTTTTTTATCTCATAAAAAAATGATCTATGTCGCTAATGTGGGCGAAGAAGATTTAAACGTGCTCAATGAGCATGCCAAAAAAGTCAAAAACCATGCGAAAGCCCAAAATAGCGAGTTTGTCGCCTTGTGCGCTAAATTGGAAGAAGAAATGGTTTCTATGAGTGGAGATGAAGTCAAAGAATTTTTGCAAAGTTTAGGCGTAGAAGAAAGTGGGCTAGAAAAGACCATTCGTTTGAGTTTTAAGGAATTAGGTTTGATCAATTATTTTACCGCTGGAGTCAAGGAAGTGCGATCATGGACGATTAAAAAAGGCTCTAGCACGCCTGTGGCTGCTGGGGTGATCCATAAGGATTTTGAAAAAGGCTTTATCAGAGCTGAAACCATCAGTTATGATGATTTTATCGCTTATAAGGGCGAAGCCGGAGCGAAAGAAAAGGGAGCGTTACGCATTGAAGGTAAGGATTATATCGTTCAAGATGGCGATGTGTTGCATTTTCGCTTCAATGTTTAG
- a CDS encoding AI-2E family transporter, with protein sequence MKAQYFFWILFLIGFYWMIYLYQDFLMDALIAGLLCVGFFQVKVFLDKRFFNVVSSFLCVLVLASVLIVPLYFIVYKSSNIIFEINFEKFSALIKWLKGTITENLSHFPTIHDGASKFLENFSAASITGYLLKISSYVGRYSLKLITDALFILGLLFFFFYYGERFYRYFLGVLPLGINQSKKIFEEVAGILRIVLLTSLITVILEGVAFGVMIVWFGHDGWSLGILYGLASLVPAVGGALIWIPIAIYELYHGNVNEAIFIALYSILLISVLIDSVIKPILIVFIKKRIFKTTLKINEMLIFFSMIAGISQFGFWGIIVGPTITAFFIALLRLYENYFIQNDQKACE encoded by the coding sequence ATGAAAGCTCAGTATTTCTTTTGGATTCTTTTTTTGATTGGTTTTTATTGGATGATCTACTTGTATCAAGATTTTTTAATGGATGCATTGATTGCTGGGCTTTTGTGCGTGGGGTTTTTTCAAGTGAAAGTTTTTTTGGATAAGCGCTTTTTTAATGTTGTCAGTTCGTTTTTATGCGTTTTGGTTTTAGCGAGCGTTTTGATCGTGCCGTTGTATTTTATTGTTTATAAAAGTTCTAATATTATTTTTGAAATCAATTTTGAAAAATTTTCAGCCCTAATCAAATGGCTTAAAGGGACAATCACCGAAAATTTATCGCATTTTCCTACCATTCATGATGGAGCGAGCAAGTTTTTAGAAAATTTTAGTGCCGCTTCAATCACGGGCTATTTGTTGAAAATAAGCAGCTATGTGGGAAGATACAGCTTGAAACTCATTACAGACGCTTTGTTTATCTTGGGGCTGTTGTTTTTCTTTTTTTATTACGGGGAGAGATTTTATCGTTATTTTTTAGGGGTCTTGCCTCTTGGAATCAATCAAAGCAAAAAGATTTTTGAAGAAGTGGCTGGGATTTTACGCATCGTGCTTTTAACTTCCCTCATCACGGTTATTTTAGAGGGCGTGGCGTTTGGGGTGATGATCGTATGGTTTGGGCATGACGGCTGGTCTTTAGGGATTTTATACGGCTTGGCGTCTTTGGTGCCGGCTGTTGGGGGGGCTTTGATTTGGATTCCTATAGCGATTTATGAGCTTTATCATGGGAATGTGAATGAGGCTATTTTTATCGCTTTGTATTCCATTTTATTGATTAGCGTGCTGATTGATAGCGTGATCAAGCCAATTTTAATCGTCTTCATCAAAAAAAGAATCTTTAAAACCACCCTTAAAATCAATGAAATGCTGATTTTCTTTTCCATGATTGCTGGGATTTCACAATTTGGTTTTTGGGGGATTATTGTAGGGCCTACTATCACGGCGTTTTTTATTGCGTTACTGCGATTGTATGAAAATTACTTTATCCAAAACGATCAAAAAGCATGCGAATAA
- a CDS encoding leucyl aminopeptidase, which translates to MLKIKLEKTTFENAKAECSLVFIVNKDFSHAWVKNKELLETFKYEGEGVFLDQENKILYVGVKEDDVHLLRESACLAVRTLKKLAFKSVKVGVYTCGTHSKDNALLENLKALFLGLKLGLYEYDTFKSNKKESVLKEAVVALELHKPCEKTCANSLEKSAKEALKYAEIMTESLNIVKNLVNTPPMIGTPVYMAEVAQKVAKENHLEIHVHDEKFLEEKKMNAFLAVNKASLGVNPPRLIHLVYKPKKAKKKIALVGKGLTYDCGGLSLKPADYMVTMKADKGGGSAVIGLLNALAKLGVEAEVHGIIGATENMIGPAAYKPDDILISKEGKSIEVRNTDAEGRLVLADCLSYAQDLSPDVIVDFATLTGACVVGLGEFTSAIMGHNEELKNLFETSGLESGELLAKLPFNRHLKKLIESKIADVCNISSSRYGGAITAGLFLNEFIRDEFKDKWLHIDIAGPAYVEKEWDVNSFGASGAGVRACTAFVEELLKKA; encoded by the coding sequence ATGTTAAAAATCAAATTAGAAAAAACCACTTTTGAAAACGCAAAAGCTGAATGCAGTTTAGTTTTTATTGTCAATAAGGATTTTAGCCACGCTTGGGTCAAAAATAAAGAATTGCTAGAAACCTTTAAATACGAAGGCGAAGGCGTATTTTTAGACCAAGAAAATAAAATCCTGTATGTGGGCGTTAAAGAAGATGATGTGCATTTATTGAGAGAGAGCGCGTGTTTAGCCGTTCGCACCCTTAAAAAACTCGCTTTTAAAAGCGTTAAAGTGGGCGTTTATACTTGCGGGACGCATTCTAAAGATAATGCACTTTTAGAAAATTTGAAAGCGTTGTTTTTGGGCTTGAAATTAGGCTTGTATGAATACGACACTTTTAAATCCAACAAAAAAGAAAGCGTTTTAAAAGAAGCGGTTGTCGCTTTAGAATTGCACAAACCTTGCGAAAAAACTTGCGCAAATTCTTTAGAAAAGAGTGCTAAAGAAGCTTTAAAATACGCTGAAATCATGACAGAAAGCTTGAATATCGTTAAAAATCTAGTCAATACCCCCCCTATGATTGGCACTCCGGTTTATATGGCTGAAGTGGCGCAAAAAGTGGCTAAAGAAAACCATTTGGAAATCCATGTTCATGATGAAAAATTTTTAGAAGAAAAGAAAATGAACGCCTTTTTAGCGGTCAATAAAGCCTCTCTTGGCGTCAATCCTCCTCGCTTGATCCATTTAGTTTATAAGCCTAAAAAAGCGAAGAAAAAAATCGCTTTAGTGGGTAAGGGCTTGACTTATGATTGCGGAGGGTTGAGCTTGAAACCGGCCGATTACATGGTTACCATGAAAGCGGATAAAGGCGGTGGCTCTGCGGTGATCGGGCTTTTAAACGCATTAGCCAAACTAGGCGTGGAGGCTGAAGTGCATGGCATTATTGGGGCTACAGAAAACATGATAGGCCCAGCCGCTTATAAACCAGATGATATTTTGATCTCCAAAGAAGGCAAGAGCATAGAGGTCCGTAACACTGACGCTGAGGGGCGTTTGGTTTTAGCGGATTGTTTGAGCTACGCTCAAGATTTAAGCCCTGATGTGATCGTGGATTTTGCGACCCTTACTGGGGCATGCGTTGTAGGTTTAGGCGAATTCACTTCAGCGATCATGGGGCATAATGAAGAGTTAAAAAATCTCTTTGAAACTTCAGGGTTAGAATCCGGCGAATTATTAGCCAAACTCCCCTTTAACCGCCATTTAAAGAAATTGATTGAATCTAAAATCGCTGATGTGTGCAATATTTCTTCTTCACGCTATGGCGGTGCGATCACAGCTGGCTTGTTTTTAAATGAATTTATTAGAGATGAATTTAAAGACAAATGGCTGCACATTGACATTGCAGGTCCTGCTTATGTGGAAAAAGAATGGGATGTGAATAGCTTTGGAGCGAGTGGGGCCGGCGTGAGAGCATGCACAGCTTTTGTGGAAGAGCTTTTGAAAAAGGCTTGA
- a CDS encoding radical SAM/SPASM domain-containing protein, translating to MTPNKKLFKKIYIELSDICGLQCSFCPNPKNIRGVMPLELFEKVCKEAAPLTPIITLHVLGDPCKLKNLNHYLSTAKRFSLKVDLVTSGVYLHDFEALLHDAIYQISISLDAGLDHHNKINQHRYIQKILEFCRYKFEKNSEVFLNLRIQDSTLDKHQNLIKPFLESFECVSLEDLKTQGHARLFKKSFLNIQKTFKWPNLNAQNPLNQESKIPYCYGLIKQIAILSNGVVVPCCMDTQANISLGDLNHTPLKDVLKSQKAMAIKTHFLKGEALELLCKNCSYPLIRYKK from the coding sequence TTGACACCCAACAAGAAACTTTTTAAAAAAATCTATATAGAGTTAAGCGATATTTGCGGGTTGCAATGCAGTTTTTGCCCTAACCCCAAAAATATCAGAGGCGTGATGCCTTTAGAATTATTTGAAAAAGTTTGCAAAGAAGCGGCCCCCTTAACCCCAATTATCACCTTGCATGTCTTAGGTGATCCTTGCAAGCTCAAAAATTTAAACCATTATTTAAGCACCGCTAAACGCTTTTCTTTAAAAGTGGATTTGGTTACTAGCGGGGTGTATTTGCACGATTTTGAGGCGCTTTTACACGATGCAATCTATCAAATCTCTATTTCTTTGGACGCAGGGCTAGACCATCACAACAAAATCAACCAGCACCGCTACATCCAAAAAATTTTAGAATTTTGCCGCTACAAATTTGAAAAAAATAGCGAAGTGTTTTTGAATTTACGCATTCAAGACAGCACCCTTGACAAACACCAGAATTTGATCAAGCCTTTTTTAGAAAGCTTTGAATGTGTTTCTTTAGAGGATTTAAAAACGCAAGGGCACGCTCGTTTGTTTAAAAAAAGCTTTTTGAATATCCAAAAAACCTTTAAATGGCCGAATTTGAACGCCCAAAATCCTTTAAACCAAGAATCAAAAATCCCCTATTGTTACGGCCTAATCAAGCAAATCGCTATTTTATCTAATGGCGTTGTCGTGCCGTGCTGCATGGACACGCAAGCTAATATCAGCCTTGGCGATTTAAACCATACGCCCCTAAAAGATGTTTTAAAGAGCCAAAAAGCTATGGCTATCAAAACCCATTTTTTAAAGGGCGAAGCGTTAGAACTTTTATGCAAAAACTGCTCCTACCCTTTGATCCGCTATAAAAAATAA